CTTTCCATATTTTGCCAATTGACCCAAATAATTGGGTTATAAGATTTGCATCTTCTTCTGTTGCAGCTCCCCCCAAGCTCATAACTGTCATAGTTTGGCGTAAGTTAATTTATTCATGCAACTTTGTAATTTTTAACTATGTAAACTGGTAAGAATTGTATTCTAGAAAAACACGGTATACagaattatcattatcataatgCATAAGAGAAAACACTCTTGATCTTGTGGTTTATGAAAAAAGGCTATCTTCACAATTGAGATTATTTACCCATGTAATATGGGGATCCaaaagaaaggaagaaaaaaaaaaaaggcgaGACTACAAGATCAAACTTCTACAAATTTACATCTCTCAAATACAACATTTCACCTTTCATAAAAGTGAAGACCAAAACCACTGTCTATCCCAGACAATTGTCAACAAATCAAGAGTAACTTCTGAAGTATGAAAAAGCTCCATTCATCAAACCCAAATCTCAGAGTGGGTTTGTTTCAACGTATGCAAATCTATTCCTAGGAAAGTGAGATTGGGAATGTAACATTTACATGTTTGGTTCAAGgtttaaaaatatagtattCTGGGTATGATGGATCCCCAGGACCAGGaatatattttgttcatttttctctttttaacttTCCCATCATGAAGGGTGGAATCATATATTTCCATAGGGAAGCAAAGCCATTTTAAAATCTAACCAACTATAACATCCACTTTTATCACATTCAACCTctttctaaaattttattttatataactaaatacaattttaaaaaattctgaGGTTGTCatacatagaaaaaaaattattgataatAGTATTCCCAAAAATATCAAACACAATCTATTTCTAAATGCAGGGATAGACTCCATAACACATTAGACATTAGATTACCTTAGAATTAAATAAGTCTTCTATCAGACAACCACTGATGCCAAAGGTGAACTGTCAAGAATGAACTAGATAGCAAACAGGAACAGTGGCAAACAAGGgggaaaagaaaacaaattttatcatatttgtcTTTGTTGGTtaaacggtttttgtattttgaagATTAAACAAAAAAGTTACAATGAACAATTCCATCTGCACTTTTAGTTTCCCACCACCGAACTTTTCAAGAAAAACTCTTGAACACAAAGCAATAATATGAATTACAGTATAACTGACAATTTAGAATTCAGAACATAAACTAGGGAACCAAGTAATCCGAAATAAATAACACAACACACCGTCTCAACTCTCTGCATAAAGAAAGTATCCGAAGAAGAAAACACAATATGTTCTTTAAGTGCAATAAAATTTGGTAATACCTGACGCCGCCTCACCAACTGCAGCAGGTGTATTAGGCATTACCCTTATAAATCTTTCGTGGCCAGCCCATTCCTACATTTTATGAAACaactaattcaattaaaatatgtAACCTAACTAAATCTGTAAGGCTAAAGAAAAGGAAATAAGTTCACGAAGACAAAAGCTACGTGCACAAACTTGTGAAGTATGCAAACAATCTGCACTGTTCGAAAAATGAGTTACAGTTGAAGGGAGTATATCACCACCGATTCATTAACTCATTTAGCTTTTAGAAACCAAGAAAGTAGAAACCTTTGTTCGGTTTTATAAATTTCCCAATATTAAGCTGCGTGTAAAAAGCAATTTTCCATTAACTATTGTTTTTATTGACAAGAACACAAATATCAGTTGATAAATAATTCATTTCCTCCAGTTGGCAATTTATATTACTTTGGTAGAAACAAGTGTTTGTATGCATAATTAACCCTCAAACATATTAACTTTTTCACAAACACATTCTCCCTGACTTCACAAATTCATACTCATCTAATAATAAAAGTCACGCAAATAACACTTATTGAAAGAATACATCTGCAAAAAATTTGAGATATTCAATAACTAATTTGGTTATACTTATACAGACACCTTTAAGCAAGAACAGAATACAAATTGACCAAAATTACCACTTTAAGCAACCAAATTACACATTAAGGTGTTTAGAAGTTAAATTAaacttattttatcatataaacACTTGTGTAGATGCATGGAAAAGCTtacaaaaatagtttatgatattttgataaattgtTTTCAGCTAATTTTCCACAAATAGCTTACAGATAATTTGTATAAACAGCTTACCATGGTTATTatcattaataataacaatttatataattattttactcaATAATAATTCATATACTAGATGCAGAAATGAAGGAGAAAAATGATTGAATACACCGTTACCTGAAGATCTTTCAACTTGATTCCAGCAGCAACAGAAACCAAAAGCTTGTTCTTAGTAAGAAGCGTCTTCAATTTCAACACAACGTCTTTCactgcaacaacaacaaagctCATCAATAAAACGACGACGTTTCGTTCTCAAACGAAACTGAAACCAAAGAAATACCTAATTGAGGTTTAACCGAGAAAACGACGACATTACTTTCACGAACAACCTATAAAGAATTAATTAATCAGAAAATGataaaagaattaattaatcagaaaatgataaaagaaaaacGAAGAGTGAAACAGTTGAGAGAGAGTGAATACGTCTTCGTTTGAAGAAAGGACGGTTACGCCGATGGACTCGAAGGCGTCTCGGCGAGAGAGGTTGGAGTGAGCGGCGGTTCGGATGCGGGAAGGAGGTAAGACGCCGGAGCGGATTGCGCCTTTAGCAATGCTTTCGGCCATTTTACCGGCGCCGACGAAGCCGAGAGTGTAGGAATCGGTGGGGATTGGGATGATTTCCATATTTTGATTCAGAAATGGTGGTAGGCTGGTGTTTCAGTCTGTTGGGTGAAGTAGTGAAGTTGCCGCTCCGTGATgaagttttcttttcttttgttttatttataataagtgTTTGTTTATTCaaagtttaatttttagattttttttatcattatattgGTAGAAAGTTTCACCATTAGTCATTAGATGATTAATCTTTGTCATCCAACTAAATTTTCTTGAATTAATTCattgtataaattaatttttagatttttgaatgattaatgaatctaattatttgcttcaaaaaaaaaaaatttatcagaTATTTTACTGACCGAAAATTCTACCTTTAAAAAGGATAATTTGATGTCTAGAATTCGAACTTCAATCTCTACGTATATTGTATATTATACGACGTCTCTTATCAAATGAGTTCAATTCATGGAACAAATTATCAATTATTctataaaactaaaaaataatttcataattttataaaaataaataaataaataaataaattcataatATGAACTTAATACAttttcaattaataaaaaaataaattttctctgTATTTACTATTTAGAAGGGGAAGTACTATATTTTACCAACATAATACTTCCTCCAGTCctaaatataaaagaaatttatgttttagattattgaaaatataatgtATCTGGCTCATTTTATGAACTAAATACATTatattttcaatgaatttaaaaagtaaattttctccTATATTTAGAACCGAAGGGAGTATGATATATTAATAAGATCATCTGTTAAGAGAACAAGTGGATCAATCAATGGCTAGAAGGTTGTATGACTCATCGTCGGCATGTGAATAGTATGTGCTGAAACTGACTCATTGAGGAAAGACACGTGTGATGTGTGATTGTGAATTGCTTAaagtaaaaccaaaaaaataaaaattcgaTAACATCCAGAAAACTTTCGATACATTAAATTTGTCCCTATGGCAATTGcagaaataaaaaatcatcaacATATTCAACATGTTAAAGCTTTGTTTTGCTTAGAAAATGCGAGGAGAAACTTATGGCACTTTTTTTAGTAAACTTATGGTACTTGAAcattaaaaatagaataaaatacaTCATTGATTAAGTGAGTTAAGTGTATTCAAAGAGTTAGGGCTCGTTTGGTCCGGCTTTTTTAGAGCTTATCTAAATagtttatacaatttttatattatattattataagtttgtcaaggtattttacgataaaatagcttataaaattataattttcactaatgtaaacttataaaattgcataaaatctaatttatataagttctaaaaaaaattgagtcaaaCGATTACTTACTCTCGAACTTGATTCGAAATACGAGGTGGATGGCGTCGTTGGAAACCTTACATACATAGTCGCATTTGGAACTATAATTTgtaaagcttttttttttttgacataatttgTAAAGACTTGTTATGTATGTTTTAAAACTTTAATGATTTATTtcgagaaaaaatataaaataaaatatgtagaATATATGATATAATGGTTATTCTATTATATATTTGGTTGGTGCACACTTGATAActattatgtcaaaaaaaattacaatgttaactatttcattttattaatcAACAAGTGTTCAATACAATTTGGTATATCAATCAAGAATTGAGGACTAGCTACAATTATGGCCCCCTTAGTTAAGCTATGACCAACATCATTTGATTATCGCCTAATAAACTCAACACTAgagttaaaataaaaagaagagaacAAACTTTTACAATTAGCAATAATTACGCCAAATTCGGTAACATCCACCTTATGTGAGTGAAAACTATCCACGACTAACTTCGAGTCTAACTCAAAATCAATCGGTCTAAGATTCAAATTATGGACCCAATCGAGAGCTGGTAGCAAACCAGGTGTTTCTCCGACCCAAACATCACAAATTGGTATATGTTGATCATACTTTGTCATCACACTAGTATACAGATACCAATGCCTACTCTATTAAGGTTGGATGAGAACGAGGCATCAATATTACACTTTACTCGACCATTAGTTGGTTTTCTCCATTTGTGAACTCACTTCTGCATCACACCAATTGATGGGTGAGCTTGTGAATCAATTTGTAGCACCAATTTGTCAATCGATTGACCCATGTAGTGAATCGATTGATGCaattgttttgtgaaaaaatgAATCTGCGAATCGATTGACAACTCTTCTCTGATCCTGTGTGAATCGATTGGTGGAGTGCTAAACTAAGAAAAACTCTATTTTTAAGGCCTAATTGATCCCTAACTTGTACGATAATGATTTCTAACTATTAAGCGTGTTTTTAACATATTATAATCAATAATTAGGATTATGTTTAGGACTAAAAGTGAACAAGAACTTAAAAATTGTTTATGCTTGGATCTTGATGATCATTTAGTTTTCCACATAAGGAATATTGGGCGGTTAATGCAATTTAGATCATTAAGACAGTTGATCATATTATGGTGGTTGAACCACAGTTTATCTAGCCAAAGGCTATGAGTCTAGTGTTTGCTACGAGAGATTTTCTACTTTTAGTGAGGATCAATTTATTTAAGTTGAGATacttgttaaacatactaaaaaataaaatagtaaaaaacaaaattaatattgaaaatataacttttttacatttttaaggtattgaatGCACATGTTCTAAgatgaaatttcatttttaataattaacatgtttaactagtgccccaagTTCATTAATTAGTTTCcgtaattttatttctttcttatttttttccaaTCAACCAAACGAACCCTTAGAGAGTCAAACTTGAGTTCAAATTAAATAAGTACAATTATTATCGATTtgaccaaattatttttttgtcaaatagttttGTGACTAAAAATtccacctttttttttatttggtacaTACTAAAAATTCCACCTTAATGTGGATAAATGAGATGATTGTGATTCGTACTCCAACcccaacatatatataatataatgtccTATCAACTGAGATCAGAGGGGTCTTTTCGGGGTGTGCGACATGTGCGACGGCATAAGGCCTCAGAAAAATAGGGgcctctaaattttttttatagggtagtagtattagtaaatgAGATTTTGTGGAGTTCAAATACTTGAGATTCTTTTTATGCTAAAATGATTGATTTATTAGTTAGAAAATGTCCTAAAAGAGATTTTTCTattgtgaataaattttttagacgCTTTATAGCTAATTGTTATACTATagttttatcaaatgaaaaGACGTGTAATAGAGATTGTCTTGTTTTTTAGACGCTTTATAGCTAATTTTGCATTGTTTCTTTTGTTATGGCCTATTTTTAATAATCTCACGTGGTCTTCAAATTTTTGGAGACGCCCCTATTGTTATACTatgaatcttttttatgttaattacaagaatgattatattttatgttatttgcaatttaaatcaatgatggttttttttttataaaaaaatttacgttttttttattaaaaggaccacttttatattttgcacacaGCCTtcaaaaactcggagacgcccccgACTGAGATAAGCTCACGAGTCCGATTTGACCATTTTTAACCCGTAACCAATCGAAATCGACTGATGCCGACCTCCATTTTATTGTGGAGGGACCAAACAAAGGATGTAATGTAACCTGAAAAAAGAGAATAATTGAAACGAAATCGAAATTGGTATTGTCCACCCAAACTGAACTGAAATGTCAAGTCAATTATtgaatagaaaaaataaaatcgaATTCATCCGATAGTATTAGATTTATAAATAGTGCAGTGCAGCGTGGTGATTAGAGAAATCATCAAAGAGAGAGATGGCAGAACTTTTTGTGAAACAGGGAAAGGAATACGCAGATGCAAGACCAAGTTATCCACCACAACTCTTTCAATTCATAGCTTCAAAAACTCCCTCTCATAATCTCGTTTGGGATGTTGCTACTGGAAGTGGCCAAGCCGCCAAATCTGTTAGTCTTTCCTCCCTCAAGTTAATTTTATCCCTTCATTGTATTATCAATTTATCATCATCTTAACTTATCTTAAAAAAATCTTGGAATATATTACAGGTTCCAATAGTTTCAATATATTTTATGCTATTATTCATGTTCTTTTAATACtagttttttctctttcaattatTGTAGTATTTTATTACCCAATCATTATGAAAGAAATTAAGGCTCTGTTCGATAAAATTTTGAATAGTGGATGAATTTATATTAGATATTGATAGTCAATTCAATTTGCAGTGGTTGATCAATTAATAGTTGAATTAGctcataaatataattaaaatgtatttttgattgatatatttaagaaaaaaaatcaattagaataagaaaaatgctaaacagtgtccccggACACTGGTTAAGGgagcaaaaatagtaatttgacattggagtttgtgcagtcaactcctcaaaagtttaaaatgtgttattttctattcaaaactttctttttttttgttttcttaaccaATACTCCGGGGCACCAGTTAGTATGACCCTTAAAATAATAGAGTATAATTGAGAGAAAaagtagggatggcaacgggcgcccatgggtgcgggtttgacacttaccaaacccacacccgaaatcatcacccaaacccaaacccaaaggctattcgggtggcaaaacaacacccacgcccacacccattgggttcggatTTTTTCtacccaaacccgcagcacatttgaaaataatttgcaaatttaagaaaaagtGATAAACAGCAATAGGCTCAAACATTGTTTAAAATAACTTACCAAAATGTGCTATAATAATTTGGTAAAAACACCATATAAGCttgtgagaaaaataaaatgttaccAAAATATTCGGTAACATGTTTTTCTCACAAACTTATCGCATATTTTACCAACTTATAACCATTTTTTTATGAACTAGTTAGCTTATTAGGGTGGTAAAATGGATGGACAGAATGGATTTAGATGGGTATGCTAGGTAGCTTCTTCATAGTTACGAGGAATGCTTTTTAGTTCTTAATTTGTCAAATTCTACacataaaatacaattttttatcacAAAAT
This genomic interval from Trifolium pratense cultivar HEN17-A07 linkage group LG6, ARS_RC_1.1, whole genome shotgun sequence contains the following:
- the LOC123890668 gene encoding pyrroline-5-carboxylate reductase is translated as MEIIPIPTDSYTLGFVGAGKMAESIAKGAIRSGVLPPSRIRTAAHSNLSRRDAFESIGVTVLSSNEDVVRESNVVVFSVKPQLVKDVVLKLKTLLTKNKLLVSVAAGIKLKDLQEWAGHERFIRVMPNTPAAVGEAASVMSLGGAATEEDANLITQLFGSIGKIWKADDKYFDAITGLSGSGPAYIYLAIEALADGGVAAGLPRDLALSLASQTVLGAASMATQSGKHPGQLKDDVTSPGGTTIAGVHELEKAGFRGTLMNAVVAAAKRSRELS